A single region of the Nicotiana sylvestris chromosome 6, ASM39365v2, whole genome shotgun sequence genome encodes:
- the LOC104224545 gene encoding NAC domain-containing protein 19-like, whose product MSEAKEEGSHQYMKQYPIGYRFVPNDQQLLLYLLYKVKGEFIPPGLIQDADIYECSPFQLSGMDMEEKYTYFFTRRERKYPNGFKTDRSTRDGKGYWKITSKLTPIFTAGNLQFGKKNVLVYYLKTPKGQNDIKTNWIMHELELNKSLFPRHAPEEKFNDFIVCRIYDREKRKGDDQRDMVNSLIEPKQVMNHNNGEPLRSTKRKFKINKTIINSNYLYNGHELQATAASDLGQTSSADIMSTIMANPIADNHPQQVVQHTHVTGDQNVHLSNNNNNNISNVFPRDVYLSGEQNINSGHHRLVKSEGNVFNDPKLESSTSQHMRGDESIPLVPENDCWPPSEEFWDGLPDMPPMDDFSNYMDLLGFDLDQTQPKTLF is encoded by the exons ATGTctgaagcaaaagaagaaggttcTCATCAATACATGAAACAATACCCAATAGGTTACAGATTTGTTCCAAACGATCAACAGCTGCTACTATATTTACTTTATAAGGTGAAAGGAGAATTTATACCGCCAGGACTAATACAGGACGCCGACATCTACGAATGCAGCCCTTTTCAGCTTTCAG GAATGGACATGGAAGAGAAGTATACCTATTTTTTCACAAGGAGAGAACGAAAATATCCAAATGGATTTAAGACTGATCGGAGTACCAGGGATGGAAAAGGATATTGGAAAATTACCAGCAAACTCACTCCTATATTCACTGCTGGTAACTTGCAGTTTGGAAAAAAGAACGTACTTGTTTACTATCTAAAAACCCCGAAGGGCCAAAATGATATCAAGACAAATTGGATAATGCATGAGCTTGAACTAAATAAGAGTCTCTTTCCTCGGCATGCTCCGGAAGAAAAG TTCAACGATTTTATAGTATGCAGAATATATGATAGGGAAAAGAGGAAAGGAGACGATCAAAGGGATATGGTAAATTCTTTGATTGAGCCCAAACAAGTCATGAACCATAACAATGGTGAACCACTTCGATCAACAAAGCGAAAATTCAAGATCAATAAAACAATTATCAATTCGAATTATTTGTATAATGGCCATGAACTACAAGCTACTGCTGCTAGTGATTTGGGCCAAACATCATCAGCTGATATCATGTCAACTATAATGGCAAATCCTATAGCAGATAATCATCCTCAACAAGTGGTGCAGCATACACATGTTACAGGAGATCAGAATGTTCATttgagtaacaacaacaacaacaatatatccAATGTATTCCCACGTGATGTTTATTTGAGTGGAGAACAAAATATTAATTCAGGGCATCATCGTCTCGTAAAAAGTGAAGGAAATGTTTTTAATGATCCAAAATTAGAGAGCTCTACTTCTCAACATATGAGAGGAGATGAATCTATTCCTCTTGTTCCAGAAAATGATTGTTGGCCACCTTCCGAAGAATTTTGGGACGGATTACCAGACATGCCGCCGATGGATGATTTCAGCAACTACATGGATTTATTAGGTTTTGACCTTGACCAAACACAACCTAAGACACTTTTTTAA